The segment CAGATCTACTGCGTTGCGTGGCGGTTTTGCTCGTTCGGCATACCATATGTATGGCCTCACTCACAAAACACACCCCGCGCCTTACATATCGTACCTTTTGCTTAGCCATCCCCGGACTTTTTGCGAGATTGTCAAAGATATGCGATTTATATTGGACCGGGTCGTTGGTCAATATAAATCGCATATATTGGGTCTCTCGCGATACGTGCAGACCGTCTCGGGTTGATTTAAGTTAATCTATACATAATTATAATTGTAACTATCCAGCAGCACCACATCTTGCGGCGATCGGCCCGGCTCATGTAGACTGGCTACGCATCGCCGGTCCGCTTACCGCAATCTGTGGCGCTGCTGAACAGTTACAGTTACGAATAGTCACTCCTATTTCGGTAGGAGCTGGATAGTTACTTGTAATTTTCGTTTTTATCTAACTATTATGGCTAAATTATCTATTTGCTCTAATTGTTTTTTTGTATTAATCTTGATTTAACTACATGAAAAATCGCAATAATTATGAGTTTGTCAAGGAAAGGAATTAACAAAAGACGAACTAAGCCGATTTTGGAGAACCCAAGAAGATTTTCTCTCGATTAATCAATGTGAATGGTTTTTTGAAATAAAACTGGAATGAATGGCAACTTATCAAGTTGGGCAGCATACTCGAAGGTCAATAAATGATCCGCCTTCACGACATTGGCCAAAGTCAAAACAACTAAAGAATGAACCAAGGGAGATTACATGGATCTAAAACCTCTGTTTGCACCTACAAGTATGGCGGTTTGTGGAGTTTCTCTCAGCAATGACCGGCATCCTGCCAATGTGATTTACAACAAGAACCTCCTGCGCTTTCCGGTGCGGATGTACCCGGTAAATCCCCGTGGGGGCACACTGCGAGGCGAAAGGGTGTACACGGGCATTGACCAGATTGACGGAGATGTTGACCTGGCGGTTATCGCCGTCCGGGCGGAGCATGTGGCTGTGATCCTGGAGCAGTGCATCGTAAAAAAAGTGAAAGGCGCGGTAGTTATCTCCGGCGGTTTTGCCGAGGCGGATAGACAGGACCTGCAGGATCAAATTGTGGCAATTGCAAAAAGAGCGGAGTTTCCCTTTGTCGGACCAAACTGTCTGGGGATCTATGCGCCGTCCCTGGTTGATACTTTCTTTCTGCCCAGTGAGCGGATGGTCACCCCTGAGAAGGGCAAAGTTGCGATTGTCAGCCAAAGCGGCGGCATTTTAGTGGATCTCCTGGTGAAATTTGCGGGGGAAGGCATAGGACTTTCGCTGGCTGTCAGTATCGGCAACAAGGCCTTGGTTAAAGAAGAACAACTTTTGGCACACCTGGCAGAGGATGCAGCCACCTCTGTTATTGCTTTTTATATTGAAGGCTTCGGGCACAAGGAAGGTCGTAGGTTTGTGGAGGCCGCGAGAAAATGCAAGAAACCGATTGTCGTTATGAAGGCGGGCAAAACCAGTGGCGGCCAAAGAGCGGTTTCCAGCCATACCGCCTCTTTGGCGGGCGATTATAAAGTCCTTTCCGATATTTTTTCACAATATGGTATTATTGAAGCAAGAAATGAACTGGAACTGCTCTCCTTTTGCGAATCATTAAGCAACTATCAGAGTTGTTCGGTTCAAAAAATCGGCATCATTACCGGCAGCGGCGGTCACGGCGCCATGGCGGTTGATGCCTGCATGGCCCATGACCTAGAGGTGCCGCTGTTGTCGGAATCTGCGCAGAAACTGTTAAGAGATTCCCTTTCACCAAGCATTCAATCAATTGCCGCACTCGGCAACCCCCTTGACCTCACCGGCAGCGCCGTGGAAGATGATTTTGCCACGGCCACCTCCGCCATGCTCGAATCCTCGGAAATTGATTGTGTTTTGGTTTTGCTGCTTCCTTATCTGCCGGGGATCTCCTCCGATCTCAGCGCCCGCATCAGCCAGCTTGCCAAAAAGGCCGACAAACCATTAATCGCCTACGTGCCGCATGTGGATAAATACCGGATGCTCATCGAAGGTTTCGAATTGAATCAAGTGCCGGTATCGCCATCAATCGAGGGTGCTGTCTTGATGGCCGAGGCACTGCGAAGGAGATCATCATGCTAACAAGCAAGATCAAAGATATTATCGCCATGTCTGCCAGGGAGTACGGCTGGGTAATGGAGCCGGATGCCAAGGATATCCTGCAATTGGCCGGGGTCGCGGTCCCCGCCTACTGTTGGGCCAAGAGCCCGGAGGAGGCCCGAGATTTTGCGGCAAAACAAGGGTATCCATTGGCCATGAAGATTGTTTCGCCACAGGTCCTGCATAAGTCGGATGTGGGTGGTGTCATGATCGGCATCGACACCGATGCGGCATTGCTTGCCGGCTTTGAAAAAATGAGCAGAATTGAAGGCTTTGCCGGTGTTCATCTTGAGGAAATGTGCAGCGGCATCGAACTGATCATCGGCGCTAAAATTGACTTTCAGTTTGGCCCGGTGGTGATGCTGGGCCTTGGAGGTGTCAGCGTGGAAATTTACAAGGATACAGTTATTCACATGGCCCCTCTGCACAGAAATGATGTGGAATCAATGGTGCACAAACTCAAAGCCCGCGAGCTTTTCGAAGGATTTCGCGGCGCCAAGGCGGTAAACATGGAGTCCCTTGCCGATCTTATGGTTGCCTTTTCCCGGCTGGTGGTCGATGTGGCGGACGAAATTGAATCCATTGATCTGAACCCGGTTTTCTGTAATGAAAACCGTTGCTTGGCAGCAGACGCGAGAATTATTCTGCCATCCGAAATACATTGAATTACAAGGGACGCAAAAACTTAGTTCCACGCCTGGGCTGGCTTTGACGAACAGAATCCCCCGCAGAAATGAAGTTCAGTGCTCAGTCCTCTTTTTGCTTTCAATATACAAACAATCAAGTTTGTCATCATCGGGTATCCATATGTTTTTCGTAACTACACAGGTTAACGGTAATCAGTTATCGGTTTAGAGTTAAAAGAATCATGGTTTGTCATTAATCATCGCATGATACTCAATGCCAGTGTGTTCTCAGCCATTGGCAGGACCCATTCACCGTTAACTGTCAACTGTCAACCATAAACCGACAACTTGAGTAGTTACTGGTTTTTAAATAATGTTTTTCTAGTGTCCGGCGCCGAGTCGAGTGTTTTCTTGGGGATTACAATCACTGCGATGATAATTGGCAGTGTCAGGCGGAATCGCTCACTGGCCTTGCGTATACTCCCCTAGCCAATGACAATAAACAACTTGATGTCAATTAATCCACTCCATAACTTCCGATTCGTTTTTTTCGAACCATTGTAGCTAAATTATCTATTTGTCCTAATTGTTAATTTGTATTATTCTTGATTTAAATACAGGAAAAATCGTAATAATTATGCGGTCATTTAGGCAAGGAATTGACAGAAAACGAGTTGCTCCAATTTTTGAGAACCCAAGGAAATTTTTTTCACTCGATTGATCAATGTGAATGGGTTTTTGAAATTGATCTGAAATGGATAACAGCTCGTGATCGATCAGGGCAGCTTAGTCATTGATTGATCAGTTGCCAGTACTTTCTTCTGCCCCAGCCAATCACTACCTGTTGTAATACTTCCCCGACAGAGTCATCTATTTCGAAAAAGGTCAATAAAAGAGGTCTACCATGGACAGTTCACAACTACTTGGCATCACAACATTCGCCTATTTATTATCTGCGGTTGTCTATATTGGACTTTTCGTTTTTCGCGCCACAAAATTTGGTTTTACTGCAACCACGATCACAATTATCGCCTTTCTGATCAACACTGCAGGGATCGGTCTACGGTGGATTGAATCTCACCAGATGGGAATAGGCTATGCTCCTCTGTCAAATATGTATGAATCGTTGGTATTCTTTGCCTGGTCCATCGCCATTTTTTATCTGTGGCTGGAATTTACATACCAAAACCGTTTTTTGGGCGCGTTTGCTATGCCCTTTGCAGCCATAGCCATGGGACTTGCTGAATTAAAAAACCCAGCTATCACTCCCCTTGTGCCTGCCTTGCAAAGCAACTGGCTCATCGCCCATGTGGTTACCTGCTTTATTGGATACGCTGCTTTTGCTGTGGCCTGCGGCTTTGGCGTTGTATTTATAGTAAAAAACAGCAAAAGCGCAATGAAGGTAGAGGGGAAAATTCTGTTGCAGTTGCCTCCTTTGAAAATCATTGAAGATATAATCCACAAGTCATTAATTTTTGGTTTTCTCTGGCTCACCATAGGCATCATCACCGGGGCAATCTGGGCCAACTCCGCCTGGGGGACTTATTGGAGTTGGGACCCGAAAGAAACCTGGTCGATTATCACTTGGTTCATATACGCTGCAGCTTTGCATTTCCGTTTCACAAAAGGGTGGGGAGGAACAAGACTCGCCTGGATCTCCATTGTCGGTTTTGCGTCGGTGATGTTCACCTACTATGGAGTGAACTACGTGCTTTCCGGACTGCACAGTTACGGATAAGGGGAGCCTGATGTTTACACAACGCAAGTTACGAAAATATTTCATAACAGGAGGGGGGCATTAACGATGGTGAATACCATGAAAATCTTTTTACTCATGGCGGCATTGAGCGCCCTGTTCATGGTTGCTGGCCAGATCATGGGAGGGCAGGGTGGCATGGTTATGGCGCTGTTCATGGCGCTAGGGATGAACTTTTTTGCCTATTGGTTCAGTGACAAAATAGCCTCAACGATGAGCCGGGCCAGACCTGTGAGCAGTTCTGAGGCGCCAGAACTCCACTCTATGGTTAAATATTTGGCAGAAAGAGCCGGATTGCCTACACCCAGCATATACATCATGTCGGCAGAGACCCCTAATGCCTTTGCCACCGGGAGAAATCCTCAACATGCTGCCGTGGCGGTAACAGCAGGGCTGCTTCGTCTGTTGAACCGTGACGAACTGGAAGGTGTTTTGGCCCACGAGTTGGCCCATATCAAAAATCGTGACATCCTGATAAGTTCTATTGCTGCAGTCTTTGCTGGCGCGATCAGTTATCTGGCCACCATGGTCCAATGGGCTATGATTTTCGGCGGCAGAAATAATGATGAAAAAGGAGGTGGGAACGTAATAGGTTCTGTTGTTATGATGTTTGTTGCTCCCATGGCTGCCACGATAATCTAGATGGCCATATCCCGCAGCAGGGAATACATGGCTGATGCCACTGGTGCAGAAATCTGCGGTAAGCCGCAAGGTCTGGCAAGCGCCCTCAAACGATTGGAAGAGTATAACCTGCAGCTTCCCATGCAAATTAATCCGGCCACCGCTCAGATGTATATTGTTAATCCGTTGAACGGCCAAACCCTGTCACGGCTGTTCAGTACGCATCCTCCAGTCCAGGAGAGAATTAAGAGACTGGTTACTTTTTAATATGAAATGCGATCTCTTTATACTTTATCAAGCGTGAAAGTTAACAAAGAGCCAATTAAGGATGGGTCAACAAGATTCACTTGTAAAATATTGAAACTCAAATCGTAACTATTCAGCTCCAACCCCAAAATGAACATATACCCGGAACTGTAACTGTCCAGCAGCACCACATCTGCATCAGCGCGAAATAAGCCTGCGAGCTTATAGCCCGTCTATGTGAGCAGGCTTATGACAAGGCAGATGTGGTGCTGCTGGACAGTTAAGTTACCTCAAATCAACCATCAAGAGACAAAGTAAGGAGACAATAAATGAAGTGTTCAATATGCACAGATGTAAACCTCACAATATCAGACTGTCAGGGTATAGAAATTGACTATTGTCCGGAATGTCGGGGTGTTTGGCTTG is part of the Desulfobulbaceae bacterium genome and harbors:
- a CDS encoding CoA-binding protein, with product MDLKPLFAPTSMAVCGVSLSNDRHPANVIYNKNLLRFPVRMYPVNPRGGTLRGERVYTGIDQIDGDVDLAVIAVRAEHVAVILEQCIVKKVKGAVVISGGFAEADRQDLQDQIVAIAKRAEFPFVGPNCLGIYAPSLVDTFFLPSERMVTPEKGKVAIVSQSGGILVDLLVKFAGEGIGLSLAVSIGNKALVKEEQLLAHLAEDAATSVIAFYIEGFGHKEGRRFVEAARKCKKPIVVMKAGKTSGGQRAVSSHTASLAGDYKVLSDIFSQYGIIEARNELELLSFCESLSNYQSCSVQKIGIITGSGGHGAMAVDACMAHDLEVPLLSESAQKLLRDSLSPSIQSIAALGNPLDLTGSAVEDDFATATSAMLESSEIDCVLVLLLPYLPGISSDLSARISQLAKKADKPLIAYVPHVDKYRMLIEGFELNQVPVSPSIEGAVLMAEALRRRSSC
- a CDS encoding acetyl-CoA synthetase, translating into MLTSKIKDIIAMSAREYGWVMEPDAKDILQLAGVAVPAYCWAKSPEEARDFAAKQGYPLAMKIVSPQVLHKSDVGGVMIGIDTDAALLAGFEKMSRIEGFAGVHLEEMCSGIELIIGAKIDFQFGPVVMLGLGGVSVEIYKDTVIHMAPLHRNDVESMVHKLKARELFEGFRGAKAVNMESLADLMVAFSRLVVDVADEIESIDLNPVFCNENRCLAADARIILPSEIH
- the ccsB gene encoding c-type cytochrome biogenesis protein CcsB translates to MDSSQLLGITTFAYLLSAVVYIGLFVFRATKFGFTATTITIIAFLINTAGIGLRWIESHQMGIGYAPLSNMYESLVFFAWSIAIFYLWLEFTYQNRFLGAFAMPFAAIAMGLAELKNPAITPLVPALQSNWLIAHVVTCFIGYAAFAVACGFGVVFIVKNSKSAMKVEGKILLQLPPLKIIEDIIHKSLIFGFLWLTIGIITGAIWANSAWGTYWSWDPKETWSIITWFIYAAALHFRFTKGWGGTRLAWISIVGFASVMFTYYGVNYVLSGLHSYG